In Hydrogenovibrio marinus, a single genomic region encodes these proteins:
- the folK gene encoding 2-amino-4-hydroxy-6-hydroxymethyldihydropteridine diphosphokinase: MVEAYIGIGSNLENPLFQVNAAIESLAHLPDTKLVSSSSLYASKPQGPQDQPDFVNAVAKIETHMSATALLSALQALEQEQGKVKKRHWGERLIDLDILLYGSMTIQTSELVVPHPEMQSRDFVLLPLRELASDIPVLGSVDALIKELKETFVFPLNT; the protein is encoded by the coding sequence TTGGTTGAGGCATATATCGGTATAGGTAGCAATCTGGAAAATCCCCTTTTCCAGGTCAATGCTGCCATCGAATCTTTGGCGCACCTGCCGGATACAAAGCTAGTTTCGTCTTCGTCTCTATATGCGTCAAAGCCGCAAGGGCCACAAGACCAACCGGATTTCGTTAATGCTGTCGCTAAAATAGAAACGCATATGTCCGCAACAGCGCTGTTAAGCGCTTTGCAGGCTTTGGAACAAGAACAAGGGAAAGTGAAGAAACGCCACTGGGGAGAAAGGCTGATTGATTTGGACATTCTCCTGTATGGTTCCATGACCATCCAAACATCCGAATTAGTGGTGCCTCACCCAGAAATGCAGTCGCGAGACTTCGTTTTGCTCCCATTAAGAGAGTTGGCTTCTGATATCCCTGTTTTGGGAAGTGTGGACGCTCTCATCAAAGAACTGAAAGAAACGTTTGTTTTTCCGCTAAATACATAG
- the panD gene encoding aspartate 1-decarboxylase — MQITLLKSKLHRVTTTHSELDYEGSCAIDSHLLDVAGIREYEQIQIYNVNNGERFTTYAICAERHSGIISVNGAAAHKAQPGDLLIIATYATMDAQEADNFKPVLVYFDKDNKITNTRNSIPVQMQQHTA, encoded by the coding sequence ATGCAAATTACCCTGCTTAAATCTAAACTTCACAGAGTCACCACCACGCATTCGGAGCTAGACTACGAAGGGTCGTGCGCAATTGATTCTCACCTATTAGATGTCGCAGGTATTCGTGAATACGAGCAAATTCAAATCTACAACGTTAATAATGGGGAAAGATTTACAACTTACGCTATCTGCGCTGAAAGGCACTCAGGTATCATCTCGGTTAATGGTGCTGCGGCTCACAAGGCCCAACCTGGCGATTTATTGATTATTGCGACTTATGCAACGATGGATGCGCAAGAAGCCGATAACTTCAAGCCAGTACTGGTTTACTTCGATAAAGACAATAAAATCACAAACACGCGTAACAGCATCCCGGTACAAATGCAGCAACACACTGCTTAG
- the panC gene encoding pantoate--beta-alanine ligase codes for MLKVETINAVREQVALWKQEGLKVGFVPTMGNLHDGHLSLVEMAKENADKVVVSIFVNPLQFGPNEDFGNYPRTLHADCEKLSALNVDIVFLPSVEEMYPEKGMDTLVKASGVLGALWEGASRPGHFDGVTTVVTKLFNIVTPDVAVFGQKDFQQWRIIKQMVVDLSMSVNILRAPIGRGVDGLALSSRNQYLSEMQRQVAPKLFVTLQDIASAVESGNKLYRELEAAAEKQLLAYGFDAVDYIRIVDADTLKPVMEKNDGLVILAVVRLGSTRLLDNICLD; via the coding sequence ATGCTGAAAGTAGAGACAATCAACGCTGTTCGAGAACAAGTTGCCCTGTGGAAGCAAGAGGGACTAAAAGTTGGTTTTGTGCCGACAATGGGCAATCTTCATGATGGGCATTTAAGCCTTGTAGAAATGGCGAAGGAAAATGCGGATAAAGTCGTTGTCAGCATTTTTGTGAACCCGCTTCAGTTTGGCCCAAATGAAGACTTTGGTAATTACCCTCGTACTTTGCATGCAGACTGTGAAAAGCTTAGCGCATTAAACGTCGATATAGTGTTTTTACCTTCAGTAGAAGAAATGTACCCAGAAAAGGGTATGGACACTTTGGTAAAGGCTTCTGGAGTTCTAGGTGCCTTGTGGGAAGGTGCATCTCGCCCAGGGCATTTCGATGGTGTAACGACTGTTGTGACTAAGCTGTTTAATATTGTTACCCCGGATGTTGCGGTTTTTGGACAGAAAGATTTTCAGCAGTGGCGTATCATCAAGCAAATGGTGGTTGACTTGTCTATGAGTGTCAACATTCTCAGAGCCCCCATCGGAAGGGGGGTGGATGGTCTGGCGCTGAGCTCGAGAAATCAGTATTTGTCGGAAATGCAGCGACAAGTTGCACCAAAATTATTCGTTACCTTGCAAGATATTGCTTCTGCTGTTGAATCAGGTAATAAGCTGTATAGAGAGTTAGAGGCCGCAGCAGAAAAACAATTGCTGGCCTATGGCTTTGATGCTGTTGATTATATTAGAATTGTAGATGCAGATACGTTAAAACCCGTAATGGAAAAGAATGATGGCTTGGTTATTCTAGCAGTGGTTCGTTTGGGGTCTACGCGCTTGCTGGATAATATTTGCCTTGACTAG
- the ilvA gene encoding threonine ammonia-lyase, biosynthetic, with protein sequence MPEKILRQVLSVPVYEIAEQTPLEKAPLISQRLRNQVWLKREDLQPVFSFKLRGAYNRMLHLTEEEKQRGIIAASAGNHAQGVAMTASKMGIKATIVMPQTTPAIKVNSVRNWGGNAVLFGDTYDEAAAHAEMLREKDNLTYIAPYDDEYVIAGQGTIALELLRQGKDLDVIFVPVGGGGLIAGISAVIKQVSPKTRVVGVEPEDAACMTEALKAGKRVVLDSVGIFADGVAVAQVGKIPFRIAQTCVDEMVTVKTDEICAAVKDIFEDTRAIAEPAGALALAGMKKFVEEKGVSDLKMVAIVSGANMNFDRLRHISERTEIGEKREAIFAVTIPETPGSFKKFCEFLGDRRAITEFNYRFADSKRAVVFVGVRTEGGFAEKEQLKKQMLEAGYQFEDMSDNEMAKLHLRYMVGGHAPGIKNEILYRFQFPERPGALLQFLIQMSEEWNISLFHYRNHGAAYGRVLIGVQVPPEQEEAFEHYLKNLGYPYDCEQDNIGYDLFLKPID encoded by the coding sequence ATGCCTGAAAAGATTTTAAGACAAGTTTTGTCTGTCCCTGTTTATGAAATCGCGGAACAAACCCCATTGGAAAAAGCGCCGTTGATTTCCCAGCGACTTAGAAATCAGGTATGGCTTAAACGTGAAGATTTGCAACCGGTTTTCTCTTTTAAATTGCGCGGGGCTTACAACCGTATGCTTCATTTGACGGAAGAGGAAAAACAGCGCGGCATTATTGCGGCGTCAGCCGGGAATCATGCACAAGGCGTTGCGATGACGGCTTCTAAAATGGGAATCAAGGCGACAATTGTCATGCCTCAGACCACGCCAGCCATCAAGGTAAACTCAGTTCGTAACTGGGGCGGGAACGCAGTTCTATTCGGCGACACTTATGATGAAGCCGCGGCTCATGCGGAAATGCTGCGTGAGAAAGATAATCTGACTTACATTGCGCCTTATGACGATGAATATGTGATTGCCGGGCAAGGCACCATTGCTTTGGAACTCCTTAGACAAGGCAAAGACTTGGATGTTATTTTTGTACCTGTCGGCGGGGGCGGGTTGATTGCTGGTATCAGTGCGGTCATCAAACAAGTTTCGCCAAAGACAAGAGTGGTTGGTGTAGAGCCGGAAGATGCCGCTTGTATGACTGAAGCGCTGAAAGCTGGCAAGCGCGTTGTGTTGGACTCTGTCGGTATTTTTGCCGATGGTGTTGCGGTAGCACAGGTAGGCAAAATTCCGTTTCGCATTGCACAGACTTGTGTGGATGAAATGGTGACCGTGAAAACTGATGAAATCTGTGCCGCGGTCAAAGATATTTTTGAAGATACTCGAGCGATTGCAGAGCCAGCGGGTGCGCTAGCACTGGCAGGGATGAAGAAATTTGTTGAGGAAAAAGGCGTTTCCGATCTGAAGATGGTGGCGATTGTCAGTGGTGCGAATATGAATTTTGATCGTCTACGCCATATTTCGGAAAGAACGGAAATCGGTGAAAAACGCGAAGCGATTTTTGCGGTAACGATCCCTGAAACACCTGGTAGCTTCAAGAAATTCTGCGAGTTTTTGGGCGATAGACGTGCCATTACCGAATTCAACTACCGCTTTGCAGATAGTAAAAGAGCGGTAGTGTTTGTCGGTGTGCGTACTGAAGGCGGGTTTGCGGAAAAAGAGCAACTTAAAAAGCAAATGCTGGAGGCAGGCTATCAGTTTGAGGATATGAGTGATAACGAGATGGCGAAGCTTCATTTGCGCTATATGGTCGGTGGCCACGCGCCGGGTATCAAAAACGAGATTCTCTATCGCTTCCAGTTCCCGGAACGCCCAGGCGCATTGCTGCAATTCTTGATTCAAATGTCTGAAGAGTGGAATATCAGTTTGTTCCATTACCGTAACCACGGTGCGGCGTATGGTCGAGTGTTGATTGGTGTGCAGGTGCCGCCAGAGCAAGAAGAGGCTTTTGAACACTACTTGAAAAACCTTGGCTATCCGTACGATTGTGAACAAGATAATATCGGTTACGATCTATTTTTGAAACCTATTGATTGA
- the ppc gene encoding phosphoenolpyruvate carboxylase, translating into MAKELRDKQLRSRVKLLGSLLGEVIETQVGKDILNAVEKLRKGYIKLHDNEDPALRAELKAFIEEQNPEDLILIIRAFNLYFSLVNLAEEEHQFHERQSQLKSDGPLWMGSVLNTIEEFKKDGLTADEVKTLIGKLNYIPVFTAHPTESKRRAVMDNLRRIFLTLGELNEAENYQNPYAQEEVIKKLQYQIQVLWRTDEVRRIKPTVEDEIRNGIYYFRQSLFAAIPTVYRYMERALARHYPDDNIPTPNFLTFGSWIGGDRDGNPFVTHKTTVNALLMQARAVLYEYEKRIFQLSSQLTQSRYLTEIKQEILNKTTIIDADLMELVFHKRSSRFIDEPYRRFLYLMRGRIQQNIAYVEAQLNDDPIEKSPFCYNSEEEFIDDLELIYESLCGHGDQEVADADLKDLIRLAQTFGFYLMRLDIRQESTVHTDAVSDLLSHLGINYEQLSEAERIDLLSKHISSPTIIDTQHLALNKMTKEVLEVFHVIRRMREEISPKAFNNYVISMTHEASHVMEVLFLAHQAGLAGYNAGEPYCKIRISPLFETIQDLEHIVPVTTALFDNPTYHALLKVSGNLQEIMLGYSDSAKDGGNLSSAWTLYQAQEQIMKLADEYGIDCRLFHGRGGTVGRGGGPTHNAILSQPTGTVRGQIKFTEQGEVLSYKYSNAETAMYEISLGVTGLMKASKCLVRETKEDDPEFLSTMQQLAKQGEHAFRELTDHTDGFFKFFYEATPVTEIGLLNIGSRPSHRKQGNLSKSSIRAIPWVFGWAQARLTFPAWYGTGTALANWSNNHGDKQLKDMYENWPFFRGLVSNIQMALFKTDLIIGKSYSELGTDQETAQKIYHMIADEHTRAVEANLNISGNEYLMAETPQIALSLMRRTPYLEPLNNIQVAILKRYKNPDLTDEEREVWVTPLLNSINAIAAGMRNTG; encoded by the coding sequence ATGGCAAAGGAACTTCGAGATAAGCAACTCAGATCGCGTGTCAAACTACTGGGCTCACTTCTAGGTGAAGTGATTGAAACACAGGTAGGTAAAGATATTCTGAATGCTGTTGAGAAATTGCGTAAAGGCTACATTAAACTTCATGACAATGAAGATCCGGCTTTAAGAGCTGAATTAAAGGCATTTATTGAAGAGCAAAATCCTGAAGACTTAATCCTAATTATTCGCGCATTCAATCTTTACTTCAGCCTAGTCAACCTAGCTGAAGAAGAGCATCAATTCCATGAGCGTCAAAGCCAGTTAAAATCTGATGGCCCTTTATGGATGGGCTCTGTCCTCAACACTATCGAAGAGTTCAAGAAAGACGGCTTGACTGCTGACGAAGTAAAAACCTTAATTGGAAAACTGAACTACATCCCCGTTTTCACTGCACACCCTACAGAATCTAAAAGACGTGCAGTTATGGACAACCTTCGCCGCATTTTCTTAACATTAGGTGAGCTTAACGAAGCGGAAAACTACCAAAATCCTTATGCGCAAGAAGAAGTTATCAAAAAGCTACAATACCAAATTCAGGTACTTTGGCGTACAGACGAAGTAAGACGCATTAAACCGACCGTAGAAGACGAGATTCGTAACGGTATCTATTACTTCAGGCAATCTCTATTTGCAGCGATTCCAACCGTTTATCGCTATATGGAGCGCGCCCTTGCCAGACACTACCCTGACGACAACATCCCAACACCAAACTTTTTAACATTTGGTTCTTGGATTGGTGGTGACCGTGATGGAAACCCTTTTGTTACGCACAAAACCACGGTAAACGCACTATTGATGCAAGCGCGTGCCGTGCTTTACGAATATGAAAAACGCATTTTCCAATTGAGTAGCCAACTGACTCAATCTCGTTATTTAACAGAGATTAAACAAGAAATTCTCAATAAAACGACAATTATTGATGCGGACCTAATGGAACTGGTTTTCCACAAGCGTTCATCACGCTTTATCGATGAGCCTTACCGTCGATTCCTCTATTTAATGCGTGGTCGTATTCAGCAAAACATTGCCTATGTTGAAGCGCAGCTTAACGACGATCCTATTGAGAAATCACCATTCTGCTACAACAGTGAAGAAGAGTTTATTGACGATTTAGAGCTGATTTACGAATCGCTATGCGGTCACGGTGACCAAGAAGTCGCTGATGCAGATTTGAAAGATCTTATCCGTCTTGCTCAGACTTTCGGCTTCTATCTGATGAGACTCGACATTCGTCAAGAATCAACCGTTCACACCGATGCTGTTTCAGACCTATTGTCGCACCTAGGCATCAACTACGAACAACTTTCTGAAGCTGAACGTATTGACCTGCTTTCCAAGCATATTTCTTCACCGACAATCATCGATACGCAGCACTTGGCACTGAATAAAATGACAAAAGAAGTCTTGGAAGTCTTCCACGTCATCCGCAGAATGCGCGAAGAAATCAGTCCAAAAGCCTTCAACAACTATGTTATCTCCATGACACACGAAGCAAGTCATGTCATGGAAGTCCTGTTCCTTGCTCACCAAGCGGGTCTAGCAGGATACAACGCTGGCGAACCTTATTGTAAAATCCGTATCTCTCCATTGTTTGAAACCATTCAAGACTTGGAGCACATCGTCCCAGTTACAACCGCACTATTCGATAACCCAACTTACCACGCCCTTCTAAAAGTGTCGGGGAATCTGCAAGAAATCATGCTAGGTTATTCTGACTCTGCAAAAGATGGTGGTAACCTGTCTTCAGCTTGGACACTTTATCAAGCACAAGAACAAATCATGAAACTTGCTGACGAATACGGTATTGACTGCCGCTTGTTCCATGGTCGTGGTGGCACGGTTGGGCGCGGAGGCGGACCAACGCATAACGCTATTCTGTCCCAGCCAACAGGCACTGTTCGTGGGCAAATCAAGTTCACAGAGCAGGGGGAAGTATTGTCGTACAAATACAGCAATGCTGAAACTGCTATGTATGAAATTTCTCTTGGCGTCACCGGGTTAATGAAAGCTAGTAAATGCTTGGTTAGAGAAACCAAAGAAGACGACCCAGAATTCCTTTCAACCATGCAGCAATTGGCGAAACAAGGTGAGCATGCTTTCAGAGAACTCACTGACCACACCGATGGTTTCTTTAAGTTCTTCTACGAAGCGACCCCTGTTACCGAAATCGGCTTATTGAACATTGGCTCAAGACCATCGCATAGAAAGCAAGGAAACCTATCCAAATCTTCTATCCGTGCAATTCCTTGGGTCTTTGGTTGGGCGCAAGCTAGACTTACTTTCCCAGCATGGTACGGAACGGGGACTGCTTTGGCTAACTGGTCCAATAATCATGGTGACAAGCAGCTGAAAGACATGTATGAAAACTGGCCTTTCTTTAGAGGTTTGGTAAGTAATATCCAAATGGCATTATTCAAAACCGATTTGATTATCGGTAAGAGCTACAGTGAACTAGGTACGGATCAAGAAACTGCACAAAAAATCTACCACATGATTGCGGATGAACATACACGTGCAGTTGAAGCTAACTTGAACATCAGTGGCAATGAATACTTAATGGCGGAAACCCCTCAAATCGCTTTATCGCTAATGAGAAGAACGCCTTATCTTGAACCGCTAAACAACATACAAGTTGCGATTCTTAAACGCTACAAAAATCCAGACCTGACCGATGAAGAGCGCGAAGTCTGGGTAACGCCTCTACTGAACAGCATCAATGCAATTGCTGCTGGCATGAGAAACACGGGGTAA
- a CDS encoding motility protein A: MNFSTFIGLIVGIVIVLWAMSMGSSILIFFNIPGLMIVFGGTVAATMIRYSLKEAIYSIKMSFRILMPSTDIQDKEELIELTDQLVRSARQNGIVSLEKIEVRNEFYQYGVRMLVDNYPRELVRQTLKEENRLLVERAQTSAGVFSSIGGAAPAFGMIGTLVGLVQMLSNLSDPSSIGPAMAVAMLTTLYGAMIANLFALPLADKIAVWGQEESIRQQMIIDAVDFIAKGLHHSMLRDVLSPYLDKKPNFDEEVV; encoded by the coding sequence ATGAATTTTTCAACATTTATTGGGCTGATTGTCGGCATCGTCATTGTGCTTTGGGCGATGTCGATGGGTTCGTCCATTTTGATTTTCTTTAATATTCCAGGATTGATGATTGTTTTTGGCGGCACCGTTGCCGCGACTATGATTCGTTATTCACTCAAAGAAGCCATCTATTCAATTAAGATGTCCTTTCGCATTTTAATGCCATCAACAGATATTCAAGATAAAGAAGAGCTGATTGAGCTCACTGATCAATTGGTGAGATCTGCAAGACAAAACGGTATTGTTTCGCTAGAAAAGATAGAAGTTCGCAATGAATTCTATCAATATGGTGTAAGAATGCTGGTGGATAATTACCCCAGAGAATTGGTGCGTCAAACCCTCAAAGAAGAAAACCGTTTGTTGGTCGAAAGAGCCCAAACAAGTGCAGGTGTGTTCAGCTCAATAGGTGGGGCTGCGCCTGCTTTTGGTATGATTGGAACACTGGTTGGGTTAGTGCAGATGTTGTCGAATTTATCAGATCCATCTTCTATTGGTCCTGCAATGGCGGTAGCTATGCTGACGACGCTCTATGGTGCGATGATTGCCAATTTATTCGCACTTCCTTTAGCGGATAAGATCGCTGTCTGGGGGCAGGAAGAATCAATTCGCCAGCAAATGATTATTGATGCGGTTGATTTTATCGCTAAAGGGCTGCACCATAGCATGCTGCGCGATGTTTTATCTCCATACTTGGATAAGAAGCCGAACTTCGATGAGGAAGTTGTCTGA
- the panB gene encoding 3-methyl-2-oxobutanoate hydroxymethyltransferase has translation MTTKKKMTLSRLKKMKMAEEKIVCLTAYDATMGYWLDQAGVDVILVGDTLGMVVQGHQTTLPVTLQEMVYHTQMVQRGNQHAWCVADFPFMSDITIEKACESAAMLMKEGHANMVKLEGGSPRTLSIIERLSELGVPVCGHLGLLPQSVEKNGYRRAGKDEASAKILLENAIALEKAGAEMLVLECVPDYLAGDISRATSIPVIGIGSGGESDGQVLVLTDILGTSVGGVPPFAKNYLVGAGSIQQAIQNYVDEVRSKKFPG, from the coding sequence ATGACTACGAAGAAAAAAATGACCTTATCCCGTCTGAAAAAGATGAAGATGGCAGAGGAAAAAATTGTCTGTTTAACGGCTTATGATGCGACGATGGGATATTGGCTAGACCAAGCCGGCGTGGATGTTATTTTGGTCGGCGACACACTGGGAATGGTGGTGCAAGGCCATCAAACAACTTTGCCCGTCACCTTGCAAGAAATGGTCTATCACACGCAAATGGTGCAGAGAGGGAACCAGCATGCATGGTGTGTGGCCGACTTTCCTTTCATGTCTGATATTACCATTGAAAAAGCGTGTGAGTCAGCTGCAATGTTGATGAAAGAAGGTCATGCGAATATGGTGAAGCTAGAAGGCGGTTCACCGAGAACGCTCTCAATTATTGAACGTTTATCTGAGTTGGGGGTGCCTGTATGTGGTCACTTAGGTTTGTTGCCTCAATCAGTGGAGAAAAATGGCTATCGCCGAGCAGGAAAGGACGAAGCTTCTGCCAAAATATTGCTGGAGAATGCTATTGCACTAGAGAAGGCAGGGGCAGAAATGTTGGTGCTGGAATGCGTTCCAGACTATCTTGCAGGGGACATATCGAGAGCAACAAGCATTCCTGTGATTGGTATTGGATCAGGCGGTGAAAGCGATGGGCAGGTATTGGTATTGACGGATATCTTAGGGACTTCTGTAGGCGGTGTTCCTCCTTTTGCAAAGAACTATCTAGTGGGTGCAGGTTCGATTCAGCAAGCCATACAGAATTATGTCGACGAAGTTCGTAGCAAGAAATTCCCTGGGTAG
- the pcnB gene encoding polynucleotide adenylyltransferase PcnB, with product MQRLIRKVASFFSKAQSQSPYTNSEPDIISRKQHNISREQIDKGALDVLYGLKRAGYEAYLVGGAVRDLLLGLEPKDFDIVTNAEPEEIKAVFRQRCRLIGRRFRLAHVHFGRNVIEVATFRGAGDAETLKPSRRKTSHSRAVDETGRLVRDNVYGTIDEDIWRRDFTVNSLYYNIKDFSIVDYAGALRDIKKGQLRLIGDPETRYREDPVRMIRAVRFAAKLGFEIESKTKAPLYEMGHLLKDVSNARMFEEVLKLFHSGVAIEVFEKLRHFGLFTYLFPQTHHVLSQEEQGFPRMLVVEALKSTDARIQSGKGVNPSFLFAAMLWEPMLQRREQHLSEGFTHQDALYAAANDVIEQQIVATSIPKRFSSQIREIWSLQFRLARRSGTRAQRLFEHPRFRAAYDFLGIRAAAGETSEQELFDWWTQYQEKDAIDQVAFANDVRTEGRKPRKPRRGRNPYRKRSSSSDAE from the coding sequence ATGCAACGTTTGATTCGAAAAGTCGCTTCGTTTTTCTCCAAAGCCCAAAGCCAATCTCCTTATACAAATTCAGAACCGGATATCATTTCGCGAAAGCAGCATAATATTTCCCGTGAACAAATTGATAAAGGTGCATTGGATGTGCTTTACGGTTTGAAGCGAGCAGGGTATGAGGCCTACCTCGTTGGGGGCGCGGTGAGAGACCTTTTGCTAGGGCTTGAACCGAAAGATTTTGATATTGTGACCAATGCCGAACCGGAAGAGATCAAGGCGGTATTTCGTCAGCGCTGTCGTTTGATCGGTAGACGCTTTCGCCTCGCTCATGTGCACTTTGGTAGAAATGTTATTGAAGTGGCAACTTTCCGTGGTGCTGGCGATGCAGAAACCCTAAAGCCTTCCAGAAGAAAGACCAGTCACTCAAGAGCGGTTGATGAGACTGGTCGTCTAGTGCGCGATAATGTTTATGGCACTATTGATGAAGATATTTGGCGTCGAGATTTTACGGTTAACAGCCTTTACTACAACATCAAGGATTTTTCGATTGTCGATTATGCCGGTGCATTGCGCGATATTAAAAAAGGCCAGTTACGTTTGATTGGTGACCCTGAAACCCGATACCGTGAAGATCCGGTAAGAATGATTCGTGCGGTACGTTTTGCCGCCAAGCTTGGTTTTGAGATTGAGTCTAAGACCAAAGCGCCGCTTTATGAAATGGGGCATTTACTGAAAGATGTTTCTAATGCCCGTATGTTCGAAGAGGTTCTGAAGCTTTTTCATAGTGGCGTGGCAATAGAGGTGTTTGAAAAACTGCGTCATTTCGGCCTCTTTACCTATCTTTTCCCTCAAACACATCATGTTTTGTCCCAAGAGGAACAAGGCTTTCCGAGAATGTTGGTGGTTGAAGCGCTCAAAAGCACCGATGCACGCATTCAGTCAGGAAAAGGTGTGAATCCTTCTTTCCTTTTCGCGGCGATGCTGTGGGAGCCTATGTTGCAAAGACGCGAGCAACATTTGTCAGAAGGGTTTACGCACCAGGATGCGTTATATGCTGCTGCGAATGATGTAATTGAACAACAAATTGTGGCGACCTCCATTCCTAAACGATTTTCATCGCAAATTAGAGAGATTTGGAGTTTACAGTTCAGGCTGGCAAGACGTTCAGGTACTAGAGCGCAAAGATTGTTCGAGCACCCTCGATTCCGTGCGGCCTATGATTTTCTAGGCATCAGAGCGGCAGCTGGTGAAACATCCGAGCAGGAATTGTTTGATTGGTGGACTCAGTATCAAGAAAAGGACGCTATTGATCAAGTGGCTTTCGCGAATGACGTGCGAACCGAAGGAAGAAAGCCCAGAAAACCGAGAAGAGGGCGCAACCCTTACCGTAAAAGAAGCAGTTCATCCGACGCGGAATAA
- a CDS encoding flagellar motor protein MotB, translated as MAKKTKPCPEWMATFADLMSLLMAVFVLLFSMSTIDAKKYESLVESLTNALGFGVGLSPSQVEYFNATKDEAKKTSIVNKPQQQVIDELHPLYESLIKTYALGRHTDSPEKKIDVSMDLQKRQIKVLLPETISFSPGRADLKTESFAELDKLRPYITNKATVKVIGHTDKRAVTGGRFRSNWELSSARAAAVVEKLIEDKIVMPKQVEAIGVADTQPISNEETEAGFAKNRRVEIVIIPKAEP; from the coding sequence ATGGCTAAAAAAACGAAGCCATGCCCAGAGTGGATGGCGACGTTTGCCGACCTGATGTCATTGCTGATGGCTGTTTTTGTGTTACTTTTTTCCATGTCAACCATCGATGCTAAAAAATATGAATCCCTAGTTGAGTCTTTGACCAATGCCCTTGGATTTGGTGTCGGTCTTTCTCCTTCTCAAGTTGAATATTTCAATGCCACCAAGGATGAGGCTAAAAAAACTTCGATTGTGAATAAGCCGCAACAGCAGGTAATAGACGAGCTTCATCCTTTATATGAGAGCTTGATTAAAACCTATGCGCTGGGGCGTCACACGGACAGTCCAGAGAAGAAAATCGATGTCAGTATGGATTTGCAAAAACGGCAAATAAAAGTCTTGCTGCCCGAGACCATTTCCTTTTCGCCAGGCAGGGCAGACTTGAAGACGGAAAGTTTTGCGGAGCTAGATAAGTTGCGTCCCTATATTACAAATAAGGCTACTGTGAAAGTAATCGGTCACACTGATAAACGTGCAGTCACAGGTGGTCGATTCAGAAGTAACTGGGAGCTTTCTAGTGCTCGTGCCGCGGCGGTAGTGGAAAAACTGATTGAAGATAAAATTGTGATGCCAAAGCAAGTTGAGGCGATTGGTGTTGCTGACACACAGCCCATTAGTAATGAGGAAACAGAAGCAGGCTTTGCGAAGAACCGTCGTGTCGAGATTGTTATTATCCCGAAAGCGGAACCATGA